GACTGTTCCGCCGCCAGGAACGCGGACGTTACACCCGGTTCATTGATTTCACGTTAAGGCAGTCCTACCCTGCGAGGCGATCCAGCAATTCAGCCGCGCGGCCCCTGCGGCCTGCGCCCCCACCTCCTTCTCTCCACGTCGCTGCCTGTTCCGGAGGTCCGTATGACCGTTTCCCGTCTGCCGTCCACCACCGCGCCGACACGCAACCCGGCCTACGCCCGGCTGGTGGCCGAGCGCAACCGCTTCACGGTCATCATGACGGTGACCTTTCTGGTGCTGTACTTCCTGCTGCCGGTGCTGGCCGGGTACAACAAGCCCCTGATGGCGACCAAGGTGTTCGGGAACGTGACCTTCGGGTACGTGTTCGCCTTCGCCGAGTTTGCAATGGGCTGGATCATGGCGGCGATCTACGTGGTCAAGGCCAGGACCTTTGACCGTCTGGCGCGGGAGGCCCTCCAGTGACCTTCCTGCTGGCCGCCGTGATCGTGGCGATCACGCTGGGCATCACCTTCTGGGCCTCGCGGCGCAACACCAGCGCCAGTGACTTTTACGTGGCGGGCGGGCGCATCAGCGCGGGGCAAAACGGGATCGCCATCGCCGGAGATTACATGAGCGCGGCGTCCTTCCTGGGGATCACCGGCCTCATCGCCCTGAACGGCTACGACGGCTTCATGTACTCGGTGGGCTGGTTTATCGCCTACCTCACGGTGCTGTTCATCGTGGCCGAACCGCTGCGGAACCTCGGCAAGTACACCCTGGCCGACATGCTGGTCTACCGCCTGAAAGACCCCCGTGTGCGGACCTACGCGGCCGTGAGCACCATCGTCGTGAGCGCCTTTTACATGATCGCGCAGGTCGTGGGCGCCGGGTCCCTCATCAGCCTGCTGTCGGGCGGGGTGCTGACGCCCAGCCTCGCCATCCCGCTGGTCGGCGTGCTGATGATCATCTACGTGGTGGTGGGCGGGATGCTCGCCACGACCTGGGTGCAGATCATCAAGGCCGTGCTGCTGATGTTCGCCACCATCGTGATGACCGTGCTGATCCTGAACGCCTTCGGCTGGAGCTTTTCCAACCTGCTGGGCAACGTGGAGCGCCTCAACGGCCCCGAGTTCCTGGGCGCGGGCGTGTTGTACAAGAACCCCATCGACCTGATCAGCCTCAGTCTCGCGCTGGTGCTGGGCACCGCCGGGCTGCCGCATATCCTGGTGCGCTTCTACACCGTGCCCACCGCGCAGGACGCCCGCAAGAGCGTGGTGTGGGCGATGGTCCTGATCGGCGCCTTTTACGTGATGACCGCCTTCCTGGGCAACGCCGCGAACGTGCTGGTGGGCCGCGCGGACATCGCGGAAGCGAACGCGGCGGGCAACATGGCCGCGCCGCTGCTGGCGCAGGAGCTGTTCGGCGGCGCCGGGACCGTGGGCGGCGAGTTCGGGCTGGCCTTCGTGACGGCGGTGGCCTTTGCGACCATCCTGGCGGTGGTGGCCGGGCTGACCATCGCGGCGAGCACCTCCTTTACCCACGACATCTACAAGGGCGTGATCCGCAAGGGCCAGGCCACCGAGAAAGAGGAGTTCCGGGTGGCGCGGCTCGCCACGGTCGCGGTCGGCATCATCGCGATTGGGCTGGGGTTGCTGGCGCAGTCGCAGAACGTGGCCTTTCTGGTCGCGCTGGCCTTTGCCATCGCCGCGAGTTCCAACCTGCCGGTGATTCTCTTCACGCTGTTCTGGCGCCGGTTCAACGCGACCGGGGCGATCTGGGGCATCGTGGGCGGCATTCTGACCTGCCTCGCCCTCATCGCGGTCGGCCCCAACATCATGGGCGTGGACCCGCCCGAGAAGCTCACTGCCCGTCACCCCATCCAGGCCGCGCCCCTCTTCCCGCTGGGGAACCCCGGCATCGTGTCCATCCCGGCAGGCTTCGCCTTCGCCGCGTTGGGCACCCTGATCGGCGCCCGCCGCCGCGAGGGGCAAGACGAGCAGGCCTTTGAGGAGATGCAGTTCCGCGCCTACACCGGGGCCGGAGTTGACGGCACGGTCGCGGCGCACGACTGAGACGCGCGGCCCCGGCCCCGACCCCCGGCCTCGTGCCGGGGGTCGCGTGCCAGCGCCGAACCCGCAGGTCCTGAGCTTGAATCCGGTGCAGTACCCCCGGCGGAACAGCAGACCCCCCGTTCCCGACCCCGGCGCTAGAGTGGCCCCACACGCATCCCGGCAGCCCGTTCCAGACGCCAGAGCGGCGTTCTTTTCCCGGAGGCTTCCCATGTCCGAGCACCCCGTCAACGACCACATCGACAACCTGCTGCACGAGCGCCGGGTGATCGCGCCTCCCGGGGACTTCGTGGCCCGCGCCCGCGTCTCGCGTGGGGAGTACGACCAGATGTACCGCCGCAGCCTCGACGACCCCGACGGCTTCTGGAGCGAGGTCGCCGGGGAACTCGCCTGGATGACCCCCTGGGAGCGGGTGCTCGACTGGGAAGAACCGCACGCCCGCTGGTTCGTGGGCGGCCAGACCAACGTGGCCTACAACGCCCTCGACCGCAACGTGCAAGCGGGGCGCGGCGACAAACGCGCGATTGTCTGGGAGGGCGAGGACGGCGAGGTCCGCACCCTCACCTACGCGGAGCTGCTGCGCGAGGTGAGCCGGGCCGCGAACGCGCTGACCGCGCTGGGCGTGCAAAAGGGCGACCGGGTGACCCTCTACCTGCCCCTGATTCCCGAAGCGGCGGTCGCCATGCTCGCCTGCGCCCGCATCGGGGCCGTTCACAGCGTCGTGTTCGGCGGCTTCTCGGTCTCGGCGCTGGCCGACCGCATCACCAATGCGCAGAGTAAGGTGCTGATCACCGCCGACGCGGGGCAGCGCCGGGGCAGCCTCGTGAACCTCAAGGCCAACGCCGACGAGGCCGCGCGAAGTGCCCCCAGCCTCGAAAAGATGCTGGTGGTGTGCCGCGCGGACTGCGGCGTGCCCATGCAGCCGGGCCGCGACGTGTGGTGGCACGAGGCGCTGGCTGCCGCCGGGGACGAGCACGAGGCGGCGGCGCTGGACAGCGAGCATCCCCTCTTTCTGCTGTACACCTCGGGCAGCACCGGGCAGCCCAAGGGCGTGCAGCACACGACCGGCGGGTACATGGTGGGCACCTACCTGACCACCCGCACGGTCTTCGACCTGCGCGAGGAGGACGTGTACTGGTGCACTGCCGACGTGGGCTGGGTGACCGGGCACTCGTACAGCGTGTACGGCCCCCTCCTGAATGGCGCGACGGTGCTGATGTACGAGGGCGCGCCCAACCACCCCGACTGGGGCCGCTTCTGGCAGCTCGTGGAAAAGCACCGCGTGAGCATCCTCTACACCGCCCC
Above is a genomic segment from Deinococcus budaensis containing:
- a CDS encoding DUF485 domain-containing protein; this encodes MTVSRLPSTTAPTRNPAYARLVAERNRFTVIMTVTFLVLYFLLPVLAGYNKPLMATKVFGNVTFGYVFAFAEFAMGWIMAAIYVVKARTFDRLAREALQ
- a CDS encoding sodium:solute symporter family transporter, with product MTFLLAAVIVAITLGITFWASRRNTSASDFYVAGGRISAGQNGIAIAGDYMSAASFLGITGLIALNGYDGFMYSVGWFIAYLTVLFIVAEPLRNLGKYTLADMLVYRLKDPRVRTYAAVSTIVVSAFYMIAQVVGAGSLISLLSGGVLTPSLAIPLVGVLMIIYVVVGGMLATTWVQIIKAVLLMFATIVMTVLILNAFGWSFSNLLGNVERLNGPEFLGAGVLYKNPIDLISLSLALVLGTAGLPHILVRFYTVPTAQDARKSVVWAMVLIGAFYVMTAFLGNAANVLVGRADIAEANAAGNMAAPLLAQELFGGAGTVGGEFGLAFVTAVAFATILAVVAGLTIAASTSFTHDIYKGVIRKGQATEKEEFRVARLATVAVGIIAIGLGLLAQSQNVAFLVALAFAIAASSNLPVILFTLFWRRFNATGAIWGIVGGILTCLALIAVGPNIMGVDPPEKLTARHPIQAAPLFPLGNPGIVSIPAGFAFAALGTLIGARRREGQDEQAFEEMQFRAYTGAGVDGTVAAHD
- the acs gene encoding acetate--CoA ligase, which translates into the protein MSEHPVNDHIDNLLHERRVIAPPGDFVARARVSRGEYDQMYRRSLDDPDGFWSEVAGELAWMTPWERVLDWEEPHARWFVGGQTNVAYNALDRNVQAGRGDKRAIVWEGEDGEVRTLTYAELLREVSRAANALTALGVQKGDRVTLYLPLIPEAAVAMLACARIGAVHSVVFGGFSVSALADRITNAQSKVLITADAGQRRGSLVNLKANADEAARSAPSLEKMLVVCRADCGVPMQPGRDVWWHEALAAAGDEHEAAALDSEHPLFLLYTSGSTGQPKGVQHTTGGYMVGTYLTTRTVFDLREEDVYWCTADVGWVTGHSYSVYGPLLNGATVLMYEGAPNHPDWGRFWQLVEKHRVSILYTAPTAIRSFMRQGDAVPGRYDLSSLRLLGSVGEPINPEAWMWYWRVIGGGRCPVVDTWWQTETGAIMLTTLPGAHPSKPGSAGLPMFGVEPAIMTHAGEELGPDDGGLLVIKRPWPSMLRTIYGDDERYRKSYWSEIPHVYFAGDGARRDADGYVTVIGRVDDVLNVSGHRLGTMEIESALVAHPSVSEAAVVGRPDEVKGECVVAFVLPQSGQQVDPAALRAHVSREIGALARPDAIIVADALPKTRSGKIMRRFLRQIAAGQPVQGDTSTLEDPSVLDRLAATPTT